The Oryza glaberrima chromosome 9, OglaRS2, whole genome shotgun sequence genome includes a window with the following:
- the LOC127783838 gene encoding receptor-like serine/threonine-protein kinase SD1-8, which produces MNWIAFNYLTTAILLLLPACVADDQLVPGKPLSIGSTVISNGGAFALGFFSPTNSTSSNLYLGIWYNDISPLTVVWVANRETPAKDGGHGSSSSAPSLTLSNSSGLVLADGDGRFLWTTDISIIEASSPAVAVLMNTGNLVVRSPNGATLWQSFDHPTDTYLPGMKIGINYRTRAGERLLSWNDGPGDPSPGSFSFGGDPDTFLQLFIWNQSRPYWRSPVWTGNPIPSQLMVNGTTVIYLSVVDADDEIYLSFGISDRAPRTRYVLTNSGKLQVLSWDGGDGASEWSKLGELPKYECEHYGYCGPYGYCYYSEVAPTCECLDGFEPRSKEEWSNGRFSRGCRRTEELPCGGDGGDAVFLEMQGMQLPDKFVRVRNKTFHECAAECAGDCSCTAYAYANLGGSGSARKDATRCLVWLGELIDTQKVGPDWVPWGIVGGETLYLKAAGFTVRAIFPS; this is translated from the exons ATGAACTGGATAGCTTTCAACTACCTCACCAcggccatcctcctcctccttccggcGTGCGTAGCTGATGACCAGCTTGTCCCCGGCAAACCTCTGTCCATTGGCTCCACCGTCATTTCGAACGGCGGCGCCTTCGCCTTAGGATTCTTCTCCCCGACCAACTCCACCTCGTCCAATCTCTACCTTGGCATTTGGTACAACGACATCTCGCCGCTCACCGTGGTCTGGGTTGCCAACCGAGAAACTCCGGCGAAggacggcggccatggcagctCTTCCTCTGCACCGTCGCTCACCCTGTCAAACTCCTCTGGCCTCGTCttggccgacggcgacggccgcttTCTTTGGACTACGGACATCAGCATTATTGAGGCGAGTTCTCCGGCGGTTGCAGTGCTGATGAACACCGGCAACCTCGTCGTCCGGTCCCCGAACGGCGCCACGCTGTGGCAGAGCTTCGACCACCCGACGGACACGTACCTCCCCGGCATGAAGATAGGGATCAACTACAGGACGCGAGCCGGCGAGCGCCTCCTCTCCTGGAACGACGGCCCCGGCGACCCATCGCCGGGGAGCTTCTCGTTCGGCGGCGACCCGGACACGTTCCTCCAGCTCTTCATCTGGAACCAGTCACGCCCGTACTGGCGCTCCCCGGTTTGGACAGGCAACCCGATCCCCAGCCAGCTGATGGTCAACGGCACCACCGTGATCTACCTGTccgtcgtcgacgccgacgacgagatcTACCTCTCCTTCGGCATCTCCGACCGGGCGCCGCGCACGCGGTACGTGCTAACAAACTCCGGCAAGCTCCAAGTCCTCTCatgggacggcggcgacggcgcgtcgGAGTGGAGCAAGCTCGGCGAGCTGCCGAAATACGAGTGCGAACACTACGGCTACTGCGGGCCATACGGTTACTGCTACTATTCGGAGGTGGCTCCGACATGCGAGTGCCTCGATGGGTTTGAGCCGAGGAGCAAGGAGGAGTGGAGCAACGGCCGTTTCTCGCGGGGATGCCGGCGAACGGAGGAGCTgccctgcggcggcgacggtggcgacgccGTCTTCTTGGAGATGCAGGGGATGCAGTTGCCGGACAAGTTCGTGCGCGTCAGGAACAAGACGTTCCACGAGTGCGCGGCGGAGTGCGCCGGTGACTGCTCCTGCACGGCGTACGCGTATGCCAACCTGGGTGGTAGCGGCAGCGCAAGGAAGGACGCGACGAGGTGCTTGGTGTGGCTGGGAGAGCTGATCGACACACAGAAAGTTGGCCCGGATTGGGTGCCTTGGGGCATAGTTGGTGGTGAGACGCTCTATCTCAAAGCCGCAGGTTTCACAG TTCGTGCGATATTCCCCTCCTAG
- the LOC127784602 gene encoding G-type lectin S-receptor-like serine/threonine-protein kinase RKS1, whose amino-acid sequence MDSTASTTIVVFLLLLPRLCSSAGDKIELGEQLLLGQTRASDGGAFVLGFFSPSNSTPERQYIGIWYNITDRTVVWVANREAPAIAAGRSIAPRLALTNDSNLVLSDADGRVLWSTNVTAGVADAAGRSTSPPVAELLNNGNLVIRSNGAILWQSFDHPTDTVIPEMKVQLDKRTRRGARLVSWKDAGGDPSPGSFSYGMDPETSLQLVMWNGSRPYWRTTVWTGYLTSGQYLAATGTTIYLDVVDNDDEIYVKLRVSDGASPTRYVMTSSGEFQLLGWDKSSSEWITFSSFPTHHCTTYGYCGPNGYCDITTGAAAACKCLDGFEPASGGEWSASRFSEGCRRKEAPPCGGGDGFLALPRMKVPDKFSTLVGNMTFDECAARCATNCSCEAYAHADLSSSSARGDIGRCLVWAGELIDMVMIGQTTWGRAGETLYLRVPAGSTSSRGRGNVVKIAVPILASALVLTCIFFVYFCKSRENRRKRESQKTLVPGSRNTSSELLEENPTQDLEFPSIRFSDIVAATDNFSKSCLIGRGGFGKVYKVTLENGQEVAIKRLSKDSDQGIEEFKNEAILIAKLQHRNLVRLLGCCTEGSEKLLIYEYLANKGLDAILFDGARKSLLDWPTRFGIIKGVARGLLYLHQDSRLTVIHRDLKASNILLDAEMRPKIADFGMAKIFGENQQKANTKRVVGTYGYIAPEYSTEGSFSVKSDVYSFGVLLLEIVSGIRISSTDIMEFPSLIVYAWSLWKEGKAKNLIDSSIAESSSLDEVQLCIHVGLLCVEDNPNSRPLMSSVVSILENGSTTFLAMPNQPAYFAQTTSEMDKMTDGSSRNTMTMTVLQGR is encoded by the exons ATGGATAGTACAGCTTCTACTAccatcgtcgtcttcctcctacTCTTGCCGCGGTTGTGTTCGTCGGCCGGCGACAAGATAGAGCTCGGCGAGCAATTGTTGCTGGGACAAACAAGAGCTTCGGATGGCGGCGCCTTCGTGCTTGGCTTCTTCTCGCCGTCCAATTCCACACCGGAGAGGCAGTACATCGGCATATGGTACAACATCACCGACCGCACCGTGGTGTGGGTGGCCAACCGGGAAGctccggcgatcgccgccggCAGGTCCATCGCCCCGAGGCTTGCGCTGACCAACGACTCCAACCTCGTCTTGTCCGACGCCGACGGCCGCGTTCTTTGGTCGACCAATGTCACCGCCGGCGTCGCGGACGCAGCGGGGcgctcgacctcgccgccggtggccgagCTCCTCAACAATGGCAACCTCGTCATCCGGTCGAACGGCGCCATCCTGTGGCAGAGCTTCGACCACCCGACCGACACGGTCATACCTGAGATGAAGGTCCAGCTGGACAAACGGACGCGGCGTGGCGCGCGCCTTGTGTCCTGgaaggacgccggcggcgacccctCGCCGGGGAGCTTCTCGTACGGCATGGACCCGGAGACGTCGCTCCAGCTCGTCATGTGGAACGGGTCCAGGCCGTACTGGCGCACCACCGTGTGGACGGGCTACCTCACCTCCGGCCAGtacctcgccgccaccggcacGACCATCTACCTCGACGTGGTGGACAACGACGATGAGATCTACGTGAAGCTCAGGGTCTCCGACGGCGCCTCGCCGACGCGGTACGTGATGACCAGCTCCGGCGAATTCCAGCTCCTGGGCTGGGACAAGAGCTCGTCGGAGTGGATCACCTTCAGCTCGTTCCCGACGCACCACTGCACCACGTACGGCTACTGCGGGCCGAACGGCTACTGCGACATCAcgacgggcgccgccgccgcgtgcaaGTGCCTCGACGGCTTcgagccggcgagcggcggggagtGGAGCGCCAGCAGGTTCTCGGAGGGATGCCGGCGGAAGGAGGCGCCGCCGTGCGGTGGCGGGGATGGTTTCTTGGCGCTGCCGCGGATGAAGGTGCCGGACAAGTTCTCGACGCTCGTCGGGAACATGACGTTCGACGAGTGCGCGGCGAGGTGCGCCACGAACTGCTCGTGCGAGGCGTACGCCCACGCCGacctgagcagcagcagcgcccgAGGGGACATCGGCCGGTGCTTGGTGTGGGCCGGGGAGCTCATCGACATGGTGATGATCGGCCAGACGACATGGGGCCGCGCCGGCGAGACGCTCTACCTCCGTGTTCCTGCAGGTTCAACAA GTAGCAGGGGAAGGGGAAATGTTGTGAAAATTGCTGTGCCAATACTGGCCAGCGCTTTAGTGCTCACCTGCATTTTCTTTGTATATTTCTGCAAGTCCAGAG AGaatagaagaaaaagagaaagccaGAAGACGTTGGTTCCTGGAAGTAGGAATACTTCAAGTGAACTTCTTGAGGAAAATCCTACTCAGGATCTTGAATTTCCATCCATACGATTCAGTGATATTGTTGCTGCAACAGACAACTTCTCCAAATCATGTTTGATCGGACGTGGAGGATTTGGCAAGGTTTACAAG GTAACATTAGAAAATGGTCAAGAAGTTGCAATCAAAAGGCTCAGCAAGGATTCTGACCAAGGAATAGAGGAGTTCAAAAACGAGGCTATTTTGATTGCCAAATTACAGCATAGGAACTTGGTTCGACTTCTTGGCTGTTGCACTGAGGGATCTGAAAAGTTGTTGATATATGAATACTTAGCTAACAAAGGCCTAGATGCTATTCTTTTTG ATGGTGCGAGAAAATCACTGCTAGACTGGCCAACACGATTCGGGATAATCAAAGGTGTCGCTAGAGGACTTCTTTATCTCCACCAAGATTCAAGATTAACTGTAATACATAGAGATCTCAAGGCAAGCAATATTTTGCTGGATGCTGAAATGAGACCCAAAATAGCGGATTTTGGTATGGCCAAAATTTTTGGTGAAAACCAGCAAAAGGCGAATACCAAAAGAGTTGTGGGAACATA TGGCTACATTGCTCCTGAATATTCTACCGAGGGAAGCTTTTCTGTCAAGTCTGACGTCTATAGTTTTGGAGTACTGCTCTTGGAGATTGTAAGTGGTATCCGGATAAGCTCTACCGATATCATGGAATTCCCAAGCCTTATAGTCTAT GCATGGAGCCTATGGAAGGAAGGCAAGGCGAAAAACCTGATAGATTCATCCATTGCGGAGAGCAGTTCATTGGATGAAGTCCAGCTTTGCATCCACGTCGGGCTCTTGTGTGTAGAAGACAACCCGAACAGCAGGCCGCTCATGTCATCTGTTGTGTCCATCTTGGAGAATGGAAGCACAACATTTCTGGCAATGCCAAATCAGCCTGCATATTTTGCACAAACAACAAGTGAAATGGACAAAATGACAGACGGTAGCTCTAGAAACACCATGACTATGACAGTTCTTCAGGGACGGTAG